The Takifugu rubripes chromosome 16, fTakRub1.2, whole genome shotgun sequence genome contains the following window.
CGTATTATTTAGGGGTATAAGGGAGAAAAACGGTTGTGCTCTGTCCCCTGCGGAAACAAATGGAACACGCCACATTATACCCAAATAAGCTTGTCAAAAATACAACTGGAACATCACATAACAGACTCTATCAGGGTACACTTGCATATAAGTCACGTAACTATTAATCACATAATTttagacttttaaaaacaaaatatatcaTGGCCTAAAGAGAAATAAATGGATAGCTTtaattttactttaattttactaaattaaaacaaattttTGCCTTATGCACAATCCTCCTGTTAATCTCATTGGGAACGTTCAGTTGAACTCTGTTTTATTTACAAGTACATGTATTTCAATTACCTTCTAGCACTTTTCAGAAACCAAGTGGCAGAACCACACATTTACTGGGGCAAAGGTCAGTGCtttaccatggaaaccaaaaCAACAGCATAAGTAATGGCAGTTTAACGACAATGagatgtaaaacaaacaaacaaacaaaacagttaCAACAGTAAGAATAGTCCTCACTGTCGTTACACAAATGCAGCAAAGGTTAGACTGTCATCCCGACCATCGAGAGCGGCGCTTTCAAATTCCCTCAGCTGTATCAACGATCCTGAATTTCTAGTTTTGACCTCTAGAGGACGCTAACACGCCAAAAGCTACCACACGTCCGAAATAtaatagaagaagaagaagacccATCAGAACAAGGGGCAATCTGGTCAGTAAACGTCGATTTCTTCTTTACCATGTAAATATTTAAGGTTTTACTTTTGAGGTTGTaatatatccatccatccatccatccattctctaccgcttatccggggtcgggtcgcgggggcagcagcctaaggagagaagcccagacttccctctccccagctacctcctccagctcatccggagggaggTTGTAATATATATGCTTAAAAACCTCAAATTATAAAACGATAAATGCAAACacgttttttttgttgtgaaaACCCAATACACAATAAGATTTCCCTTGATTAGGTCTTTCTACATTAGTGTTATCTGTTAGTTAATCTAATGTGCTGCATTTAATGTCATACAGGCTTGAAGCACTTCTGGTCAGTGCAGCAGTAAATATGGTTAATGTACACAAAGGCGTTCTTATTGAGTGGTGAGTTCAACTTTAAACTGCCAGGAATACTTTATCAAGTATCTCAAAAAGACAATCTCCCTGAGACAGATGGCCTTTCTACAGGAggcacattattattattttccatttgtgaaaacatgtttttattttctctcatgTGTTCACCTGGACCAGTGATCCTGCTATGAAAgagttcctcctccacctggatgAGACCATGGCTCTTGGAAAGAAGTTCATCCTGAAGGACCTTGACGAAACTCACCTCTTTATATTAGCGGAGGTGGTTCAGACTCTCCAGGAGAGAGTTGGCGAGTTGATGGACCAGAATTCCTTTCCTATCACGCAAAAATAAACTCTTAACAAAatgatttctatttttttttaatcattggaAAATCTGACCAGTGCATTTTGTTTGTAAGTAGTAGAGTGTATTTACTGTCACCCAAACatagttttcattttaatttattattttggttGATCAAGTAACAGTTCTTTGTGTAAAGTAACTTTTCCCAGATGCATTACCTGTAAGTTAATGTCACAATCCTTGAGTGCAGTTGTTTATGTGCATAAAGTTTAAAGAGGGAACATCTTGCTTGGCCTTTTGGTATAATAATCCctcattaaaatcacatttacgAGCCTTTCTTTACCCAATTTGGATGCATTTCTGGTAATCGTCATCTGCTGCTTATGAATATAATACAGGATCTAGTAGAAATACTGGGATTATAAAAACGTTGGTAATTAATCACTAATTTTACGCTTCAAGCGCCCTAACAAACTATATTAGGTTTTCGGATTGGCCCAGGGTCTAGGCCTGTCTGAACCAATCAGAAGGCTGAACTGTCTACTTCGGTGTCGAGCAGACTGACGTGAACGGAGAGAGACAGGAGCATGAGACACACCACAACTTGGTGTTTTCTATTATTGATCCTCACGTTAAACGCTTTTTGagattgaaaaataaaacacttctggGTTTTTAAATCTTAAGTTTGATCAACTCTCTTTAACACAAACAAGGCCGTACATTTAACTACAACTGGGCGGTGCAAAGGCCAACTCCAGTCGGGAGAGGTCGCTGTGACTAAAGCTTGGATTATTAACTTAATCATGTCACCTTTGAACAAGTGGTTCTTGAAGAGTTGGAGAGCGAGGTAAATCCGCAATTCAGTCAGTTTAAAGTTGTATTTAAAATTAACTCTGCACATTATTAGGGGGGTGCACCGTTCCTGGAGATACTGCAATACCAGGTCGATGCGTGGAGTGGACGGAGCAAGCCCCTATTCCATCTCCCTGTTccaaaaatcaatttaatataTGGTCCCCGGGTAGGGGAcgtatcagatattaaactgataagaacagatactacacttgatcttagccaaaaggccgagaagcgataACACATAACTGGTGAAGGGAGGGGCCCATTCTCGTCACTATGACTTTCACTCATGGTTGTATGTGGTATGGTGTATGGTGTATGTGTTGTATGGTGGTATGCCTTTATAAATGTTGTGggaaaacagcaataaatattCATCGCTATCATTAGCAAAGGGTACACAGGCTAGCGCTGCgctaaaaacaaagaaaatacaaaaaacgaGGATTCTAAACGCCGCTTTGAGCCTTGTCAGGTCACGTGGTTTAATTTTGTCCAATGGGCAGCCGTATCATAAAAAATTTGTATAAAATTCTAGTTACGCGTTAACTGGTCGCTAAACTGTTTGTTCAGGTCACGTCTCGCTCAGAACGCGCATTGTGGCTTTCTCGCTAACATAGCGATTAACGATTATCACCGATTGTCACGAAGCGACTCGTGTATTCCAATAGAGAACAAGCCAATCAGGTCGATGTCTCCTTCACCTAATTACTCGAAAGTACTGGTTCAAATCTTCTTTTGGCCATTATCAAATAGAGGGATGTTGTCTAATTTAATCTTCAAATTAGATGGATACAGAAcatcctcgttagtatagtggacagtatctccgcctgtcacgcggaagaccggggttcgattccccgacggggagtaagttttttcttttttctccgaGCTGTAAAAATATGTCTGATGAGGAAAAACAACGCGgcggtctcaatctttggaaaagcCAATCGATCCTAGAgtttatttagaatttaaaaatctgcccgctgtttattccggacatctccgtggattttgacaaggtacgtgcgcaaattgaggtttttttttttcatttcacataaaaCATCACCAtaaatgcttaatgcaatatgtccaagtcatgtcaggcatttgtaatgctaatgtaacttgaacatcgggagttttgcaataaagtttgtgcagttgctgccgtagctttagctggttgtatttttttccgccgatgaaattgcttgttttctttggcagttgtacgctggagtgcgtcgtttctgattacttgttatgttataacaatgttatgttataacatgaaAAATGTCTACCAAAAAAAGAGTGGCTGTCGTGCTTGAGGTCATTTGCCACCACAGGCGTCTGGCCATCAACTTGAGGCAACAGGCCTGCTCCCAGACAAAAGAaatggcatgacctttacactaAGGTAAAACGACCAACCTAAaacatttttccctcaggtacAGACAGGaaggatataatctatctagatttataactattagctggataaaaatccctcggaagaacttaacacggtgaactgttacattcagtagggcgtttacacatttattagtcagctattGTGTcatgtgaaacaagagtaagatttttttgttgttacagatagaaaagtgccctctgcagctgaggggtCAAATGACACTGGTGAGAGAGCCACAGGGGTGCAATTGtggctttcacactcacaaggtgactacaattaaaaagaaagactgcaaatatagaaaaattcatttccaatgagaggttgactgctgacactgacagcacattcacaaCTCCATACATTTCTCCTATTTTTCAGGCATGCCTTCATTCACTAATGGGACTCCACatcctccagcagtgcctcctcttcagtcatctacagttttgcttcagccccagcttccttcttccatgtcctcttcacaacaggatgtaagtgataaataaattctcagtcgATCTATAGATCACCTTCAACCTTCCCCAACTATTctatcctgcctgctccccagtgaatcctgtctgctgtctattcctgataataaagctgtgttccgtTGAACTCCGGTctcacatttgggttctcgtcgggtccctgacatctgtctgtctgcaagaaTTTAAGTCGTGACAAGGAAATTGTGATGCCACAGaacctaaatatcagtttttattttccaggctgtAGACAACCGCAGCATTCCTGGAACGGACCGTGTAGATGAACTGGCTGAATACTTGGTGGAGCTACGAGAGCAGACGGGATTGACCCTGAACAATCAACAAGTTAGCACCATTCTGGGTTTGTGGCAGAGTCTTGACAAATCtgacaaagacaggattgtGTATGCTGCAAGACATCAGGACCGGTTGCTAACTGGACGCTTCAGGTCTCCTAAAAAGAAGGCTGTGTTCACTCCTGGGGTAGAAAGCACAAAACGGTGTGTTCTTGGCTCAAGTGGTTCACCAGCTCAGTGGCCAAACTGCTGTCGCCTGATTGAGACCATCTTCGTGAGGCTGTGCAACATTCACACAAgccccaaaaaaaagagaacacagCGTATCTCGATGGTCTCTAATTTTACAGGACTACAAAAAGAtccggcagctggttctgtgcaaTGGGACACTAATGCAGCAGACAACCCTTCAACGTGTAGTGAACCAGACCACCCTCATGCAGTGGTATAACCAACGGCTGAAGGGTCAGGAGGTGTCTGTTCTTTTGCAAGGTGTGCAACGGCCAGTGGCAGCTGACCCATTGccctttgcaaaaacaaaacccatctctctgccacagtaCCAACAGCAGCCCCCAGTTACCAGCTGCACACATACCATATGCCAGCAAAAACAGCTGGACAGGCAAAACCGAGGGTGCGGTGAATTGATCCTGCAGTTGCCTCCAGTGGACCATCAGCCACCCTCTTTCAGTCCTCGGTCACACAAGCTCCAGATTCCTCAGCTCCCAACAGAGAGAGGCCCATTCTGCCGAAGTTTGTAGTGCCGCAGCTTGTTTTGGTACCGCAGCTGACCATTGCCTCTGATAACacttctcctgctccagagccccatGTTTCCACTCTCGGATGTGAAACAAAAAAAGTATAATCGGACGGTCACTACTAATTCTTGTAGAGCTTGCGGACAGTTCAGGACGGTGGAGACTGGCCACAGCCAGtacaaaggaaaaatatactGTCCAAACACTGAGGCTCTCACCACATTAGGCGAAAGGTTTCACTGGCTGGTGGAAAATTATGTTGGCTACATTAAATAGTAAGTGTGCTGttctaaacaaaataaatctttgcACAGTCTTGTCCCGTTAAGTGATTCATAATTCAATGTGATATTTCAGTATCATCGCCACGTTAAAGAAAAGCAACGGCCAGAGATGGAACCAATAAATGATGAGTGGGTTAAGGATTACCTCAAGTACAGTACATTCAGTTCTTCCCACAAGTCTCCTGCCATCTAGAgatgtgtgtggacagagcCATTTATGCGACTTCAGCCTGACCCTCAATGTGGAAGTGACCATGAGGAGAACGGCCCAGGaagcacacacacctctgaagcAATGGTTGGTCATGGCCGAAAATGACATAGCCACCAGCTCTCTGAAAAGATTCTGCAAATACATTCTCGTCAGGAAATCAGAGCCAGTCAGTCAGAAGCACCACTCCACCATCAAGATCACCACCTGAACATCACATCAAGGTGACTCTTTGCTCCAGATCCAGGGCATTAAAGTGTGCCAATATCAAAGCTTACACTAAAATGCTGGTTATATTCAAGGTTCCGGTGGCGGCTCCCGAGAGGacaattaaaaacaagctcAAGTTTGAGTAATCGGTGACTGTCGGATAAAGTCGTGTGTTTTCTTATTAGGTGACTTATGAGGGATGGCACAAAATGTGGGAGTCTGCTCCCAAAGCCTGACGTTGCACGGCTGAAAGAGGATGAAACCAATGGACTCTTCCGGAAGGCGGCATCCTTTCAGGACAAACATGGAAaggatgaagtggaggaaggtcctGAAGGATGACAGGGTGTGGTTTCATCCCCCAGAAGTGCCTGGAGTGATAGGCAAGTGTGGCGTTACAGCCTGCGGTGTCCCGGAGCTGCGTGCCCAGCGCGGGAAAACGAGCGCTTTCCTGTATCGTTGCGGTTACTCTCTGCGTGCGGGACTCCCAGACATGGCCGACTCCCTTTCAGATAGCCAGCATATAGAGAGGCATGTCACCAAAAGGGACCTGTCCCATTATGCAAGGAGAATCACAGTTGGGGCCCAGGAAACCTTTGTGCGTGtccagaaggtcagacacactGAAAGGACCGGCGGGAATGGATGCGAACCAGGTCCATCTGTTCCAGGGCAACGATGACGTCGATCGTATGTGGGAAAACCAACAGAAGCACCTCAAGTGCATACGAATTTTGTGCCACCTACAACCTTCACAGCTCTGACGTGGAGCTTGTCTGGTTTTTCCTGAAGTTATGATCTTTAGCTTTATCCACATTCAGGAGGAGGTTGTGGACTTTTACTTCCTTTCTGGAGACCAACCGTACTGTGAAGTCTGCAGACAGTCCTGGAGACGCCGTAGTGACAGCGGAGGGCTCAGGACACCGTCCAGGGTTTGGTTGATTAACCACCATGTCTCTAAAggcaagagggaaaaaagtcaagttgaatatttacatttgaatgATTTACCATTAAAactttcttttcagcactggccaaattaaccaagagtcagtgtattagatccacgtatcccttcttcccttagtggtgaagacttcatgagcttcttcactgataaagttctagctatcagagagaaagccgACCAgaccatcccaacaactggaccatcaccagatgtgttgactgtgggaacatacaggttctccaacgagcccttaaactccttcagccctatatatttttctgaggcgtcttcgcaaATTcataaatccaagaccaccacgtgtcttttagatcccatcccaacacacctgttgaaggatgttttatcattgataggcagctctatcctggaccagatcaatggttcttaaTGACAGGTTAAgtaccccagtcctacaaggtggcagtgattaagctgttgcttaaaaaaacatggaaCCACATGAAAaccactggatcctgacgtattagcaaattataggccgatatccaaccttccttttatctctaaagttctagagaaggtggtggtgacccagttactggagcacctgcagagaaacaggctgtttgagatgtttcagtcaggctttagagctcatcacaacacagaaacagcacttcttcaagttactaatgatcttctcatagcttcagatcatggactggtctctatgctggttctgctgcagcactagactggtttagatcatatttatctgatagataccagtttgcccatgtccatggtgttccctcctcatacagtagggttagccacggagttcctcaaggctctgtacttggaccaatccttttcaccttgtacaggCTTCCCTttgggaacattattcagcagcatgggataaattttcattgttatgctgatgacactcagctttatttatccatgaaaccagaggagacagaagttagtgaagaggactggtccaagagaagagggagatggGACAATGGAAGCACTGAGAAGTATCCAAAAGATGAGGAAATTGTGTTGCAACCCTATGGTAACGTAGGGGTTAGGTAGTACGACCGGGGTAAGATGACTGGGGTAAGATGACTGGGGTAAGATAGTACGACCGGGGTAAGATGACTGGGGTAAGATAGTACGACCGGGGTAAGATGACTGGGGTAAGATAGTACGACAGCGAAAACTTGGACATCCTTCCCCACAGATGACGTACAGCCATGGTATAACATACATACGTCTATCTGTTACACGTAGCCTCTTGTATTAGGGATATTCAgctggagtccatcccagctgccGTCATGGTGACAGGCATGAATGAATCGCTCACTTGTTTCAAAATAGCAttttcaagatttactttattcatcccctcatagggaaattgaattttcaGCACAAGCATTGACCCTCCTGGCaccttgtgtgtctgtgtgtgtctaatttggtctttttcttttcttttgtttcttttattgattttctcTATAGTTGgttgtttaattttatttcctGACTATtggtttttaaatcaaacattcCTCTGTGAAGGAGCGGAATGTCTCACATGTTTTGTGAGACATGTAATCATTCTCATGATGAGGTTCTTCTTACACGAAGTCACTCATTAGGCCTGGAGGGGATTCCACCGAAGCTGATCCAGTTTTCTTCAAGCTGCCGTTTGTTGATTGTCGTCAGGATCATCTAGCAGGTTTTGTGCATCACCAGCTGGTCCTTGTCTTTGGCCCAGTAATTTGTCCTGGAAGGAATGATCATCCAGGCTTTCTATCATCTTCACTGCGTCCGTTTCCACTTCTTTGTTCAGGGATCTTTGTGAAGTCCAACTTTTTAAAGAAAGCACAGCGATTCCCTCGGTAGAGCATTGACTCGATGATGCAGGCCTTGAGACACCAGTCGCCGCGCTCTGGtccatctgctcctctctgctgatgGCAGTCATCTCTGACAACATCTGATCTTCACCGAGGCTCTTTGGCTTCTCCACTTCTGGGGAGCTTCGCTTTGTGTCCTGTTTTTTGcgcctcttctcttttttctcctcgtGCTCCTGCTGTTCACCATTGTTCAGCTGGCTCTCCTCTAGCTTTGTTGGTTTCTGCGTATAAAATCAAGAACATGAATTAACTTCTGTACAAGCAGGTCTAAATACGTTTTCAGCCTACTTTCACAGGGGCCCTGGACCTAAAAAGCAGTTTTAGCATCTCTAGTGAAAATATGTCCTGAGAAATATTGACCAATATTTTGATGTGGAAATTTGGAAGTGAGGTGAAGCGGGTTCACCTGTGATGGTGGAGAATCATCAGGAGTCTTTTCAGTGGGCTCAGAGTCAGCTTTGTCAACAGGATTGGACCCACCCAGGACAATTGCTTTGGTCTCATCTGGCTTTTCACTGGTTTTCATGTAGGTTTTAGCAGCATGCAGATGATTTGAAGAGCTTTTTCTGGTCTCGTCTGTCTTTACACTGGCTTTAGTGTAGGTTTTAACAGAGCGCATATGCTTAGACCATCCCTGTGTGGTTCTTTCAGACTCCTGCCTCCTCATGGTCTCTCTGCCGGAGTCTGTCATACACAAGTTATACCAGAGATTAATTCCAATTTGGTATTTCAAACCAAAGTGGTAAAGACATGCGGATATCCTGAGAAGATCATTTAAAAAGTCCATACCTTTCTCCTTTgtgttctttattttcttcGTTATTTCATTCATTACGAAGTGAGCTCCAGTGTTTGGGTTTCTTTGGGCTTTTCCCTCAATCTGAAGAAAAGTCAACAATCTGATGGTCAAACAGAGGCTCACACCGTTCTACAAGCCAAAAACGTTGCGTGCAGACTGACCACGAGCTTGTTGTTGAGATCCTTCACTTTTTCCATGAGAAGGGAAATTTCCTCAGTCGCGGCTGCTGTTTTATTCTTCTCTGCTCGTAGTAGCTTTTGATGCAAACTGTTGGTCAGGTCAGCTTTGCGTTCTACCTCCTACAAATCACAGACATGTTCTGGTTGTGGAACATTTGAAAATGGATCAGTAAATAATTGGCATGAACGTGGCATCGCAGGTGAACAAACCGCAGCTCTCTCCACCGCCTCCTGGGccacttttttctgtttgtccaGTTCTCGTAGCATCTTATCTCTggtctccatctctttcttagccagcagctgttgcatgtgtgtgatggtcTGCTCATGctttttcactttaatttgttCCTTCAGAAAGATCAGGTTGTTGTCCTTTATTGTCTTCTCAGCTGCTCGCAGCTGCCTTCTGTAGTTTCTGAGCTGCTCCTGCCACGCGCGAGTGTCTTTGGTGTACTGTGCCTTTAGCTCCTCAAACTTGTTTTCTGTAATTTTGCTCTGCTGCAGACGCCCTTGTGCCTGCACAATGATAAAACCACGGAATTTAGGACACCACTAAGTCttcaaaaagtaaaaaaaatctaCTACAATCTAACAGGTCGCACATATATAAAAGGgcataaaaatacaaatttcgaggaagaaaaatgtattttaaatacaACAGCAATAAGGGGTGGGCCCACCTGTTTTAGTGTTCGGTTCTCGAACTTGACCTTCTCAAGCTGAGTTTGAAGATCATCGATCACAGTCTTTAAACGCTTCATCTGCAGTTCTTGAGTTGCAAGAAGCTTCTTTGTCATTGCATTTTCGTTTTTAAGAGTTGCATTCTCAGTGTTGGTCTTGACAGCAGTAGGCCTCTGGCAGTTTGGTGGCTGAGGAACGTAAGGCACAGTCCCGAGCCTAAACCTGCCTGCTAAATAGAGCACAGTTGAGTTTGGTTATTTAGCTATTGTGCTCATCCACGTTCTTAAGCTTTAAGTCAAAagtgcagcatttatttttgtttccccATAACTTCAGTGAAATTGCCTGTACCTTTCTGGCTGTTCTCGGTTCTTTTCTCAACAGTACGGGGATTCTGGCACTTTGGTGGATGTGGAACATGAAGTCCAGGCTCAAACCCAAAATAGGCTGTAAGGGAGAAAAGACTTGAGGTCAATAATACCAGTGATACCAGTGAAACGCCAACAAGCACTTTTTGTTTACCGTTCTTAATGTTGATAGAAGAAATATTTAATTCT
Protein-coding sequences here:
- the LOC101062706 gene encoding neurofilament medium polypeptide-like; amino-acid sequence: MQEQLRRYKKQLRAAEQTIKDNNQTILKAQMKDKKNEQTIAHMQQLLAKKDLETREKLQGELEKERKVAQEAEERAATIERKAELANNLHRKLLLAEKKKSAAAVEEISVLMEKVRDLNHVLMVKNTKTPADSGMKEVTKVKQDNTKEKDSGRETMRRQESERTTQGWSKHMRSVKTYTKASVKTDETRKSSSNHLHAAKTYMKTSEKPDETKAIVLGGSNPVDKADSEPTEKTPDDSPPSQKPTKLEESQLNNGEQQEHEEKKEKRRKKQDTKRSSPEVEKPKSLGEDQMLSEMTAISREEQMDQSAATGVSRPASSSQCSTEGIAVLSLKSWTSQRSLNKEVETDAVKMIESLDDHSFQDKLLGQRQGPAGDAQNLLDDPDDNQQTAA
- the gtf2h5 gene encoding general transcription factor IIH subunit 5 isoform X1, which codes for MSYRLEALLVSAAVNMVNVHKGVLIECDPAMKEFLLHLDETMALGKKFILKDLDETHLFILAEVVQTLQERVGELMDQNSFPITQK
- the gtf2h5 gene encoding general transcription factor IIH subunit 5 isoform X3, with protein sequence MVNVHKGVLIECDPAMKEFLLHLDETMALGKKFILKDLDETHLFILAEVVQTLQERVGELMDQNSFPITQK
- the LOC105417573 gene encoding uncharacterized protein; the protein is MPSFTNGTPHPPAVPPLQSSTVLLQPQLPSSMSSSQQDAVDNRSIPGTDRVDELAEYLVELREQTGLTLNNQQVSTILGLWQSLDKSDKDRIVYAARHQDRLLTGRFRSPKKKAVFTPGVESTKRCVLGSSGSPAQWPNCCRLIETIFVRLCNIHTSPKKKRTQRISMVSNFTGLQKDPAAGSVQWDTNAADNPSTCSEPDHPHAVV
- the gtf2h5 gene encoding general transcription factor IIH subunit 5 isoform X2, translated to MLEALLVSAAVNMVNVHKGVLIECDPAMKEFLLHLDETMALGKKFILKDLDETHLFILAEVVQTLQERVGELMDQNSFPITQK